One region of Miscanthus floridulus cultivar M001 chromosome 19, ASM1932011v1, whole genome shotgun sequence genomic DNA includes:
- the LOC136525707 gene encoding uncharacterized protein, translated as MQVYWAERRLDQCIRLSIADMQKNESMIIAAAYFWSDTTNTFMFGHGPATPTLADVHMLTGLDISTADEGSIYGRKPEYRVNTRNIGGWTGYIQEYQKTGTPSQREHATFLNMWLEKFIFCGRSVGPTNAFLPAAELLANGARFPLGRYLLSSTYHLLHQVSQKLLLGEPIGNLGGPWWFINMWLNAHMHKRLQWDFFAQQFPREIAEDYVLGDDESATRSPLNFGEAIIVLPGTEANEDQIGRFFQSFYNGLSRDHRAWVPYIDEENRFPLLFNFADDTLNQDNELMMAIITPRAIPVNTFGSGKNTNITYEFYNPSAVSRQLAFGQLPIKLCFADVIKPRETITCGTDWNKVVQLSPDADTTDVDISTWTPISFITESYKQWWREWKEQLFATSVHTYRHMIDSEYAIPDDAVNNPAPSVSKSGKPFNFRPPL; from the exons atgcaagtatactgggcagaacgaagattagaccaatgtatcaggctctctattgccgatatgcagaaaaatgaatcaatgataattgcagctgcttatttctggtcagatacaaccaatacttttatgtttggacatggcccagctactcctacccttgccgatgtccacatgcttactggcttggacatctcaactgccgacgaaggctccatctatggtagaaagcctgaatatagagtgaatacccgtaacatcggcggttggacaggatatattcaagaataccagaaaaccgggacacctagccagagggaacatgccacattcctgaatatgtggttagaaaaatttatcttctgtggtcgatcagtaggaccaaccaacgccttcctccctgcagctgaacttctagCTAATGGcgcaaggtttcctcttggccgataccttctgagctccacttatcatcttcttcaccaagtgtctcagaagcttctgcttggcgaacccatcggcaacctgggaggcccgtggtggtttatcaacatgtggctgaatgcccatatgcacaaacgtttgcaatgggacttttttgctcaacaattcccacgagaaattgctgaagattatgtgctcggggatgatgaatcggcaacacgctcacccctcaattttggtgaagccataatcgtcctccctggaacagaagccaacgaagaccaaatcggcagattctttcaaagcttctataatggtctttctcgtgatcatagggcctgggtaccttatatcgacgaagaaaacagattcccccttcttttcaactttgccgatgacactttgaatcaagataatgagcttatgatggctatcatcacccccagggcaattccagtaaacacattcggcagcgggaaaaacaccaacattacatatgaattttacaacccatcggcagtatcccgccaattggcttttgggcaactgccaatcaaactctgctttgccgatgtgatcaaacccagggaaacaatcacctgcggaacagactggaacaaggtagtacaactttctcctgatgccgataccacagatgtcgatatatccacctggacaccaatatctttcatcaccgagtcatacaagcaatggtggcgagagtggaaagagcaactgttcgcgacttctgttcacacatatcggcacatgatcgattctgaatatgccatccctgacgacgcg gttaataacccagcaccatcggtgagcaaaagtgggaaacccttcaacttccggcct ccgctttga